In Devosia litorisediminis, one genomic interval encodes:
- a CDS encoding carbohydrate ABC transporter permease has translation MTPLWTQRLLLVVAILLALLYLFPLYWMYVTSLKTGSEIFATPPGFVPADPQWGVFGYVWGLRDMGRFLWNSVIIASGTMVLTALLGTGCAYVLARYRNMWIDVALFLVLMLQVLPASLMITPLFVGFSMAGLLNHPQLAVVLALTAKTMPFFVVLVRATFMSVPGELEEAAQVDGNSRIGAFWNIVLPLARNGILVSAILIFMQAFGEFVYSKSIIQAVELQPASVGLNAFMGPNTTEWNNIMAYASIYVTPILAAFVLLQRRIVSGLTSGALK, from the coding sequence ATGACCCCGCTATGGACCCAACGCCTATTGCTGGTGGTCGCGATCCTGCTGGCCCTGCTCTATCTGTTCCCGCTTTACTGGATGTATGTGACAAGCCTGAAGACCGGCTCGGAGATCTTTGCCACCCCACCTGGCTTTGTTCCGGCAGACCCGCAATGGGGCGTGTTCGGCTATGTCTGGGGCTTGCGCGATATGGGCCGGTTCCTGTGGAACTCGGTGATCATCGCCTCGGGCACTATGGTGCTGACGGCCCTGCTGGGCACCGGCTGCGCCTATGTGCTGGCGCGGTATCGCAATATGTGGATCGATGTGGCGCTGTTTCTGGTGCTGATGCTGCAGGTGCTGCCCGCTTCCCTGATGATCACGCCGCTGTTTGTCGGCTTTTCCATGGCGGGTCTGCTCAACCACCCACAACTGGCCGTGGTGTTGGCGCTGACGGCCAAGACCATGCCGTTCTTTGTGGTGTTGGTGCGGGCAACCTTCATGAGCGTGCCCGGCGAGCTTGAAGAAGCCGCTCAGGTCGATGGTAATTCACGCATCGGCGCATTCTGGAACATCGTGCTGCCGCTGGCCCGCAACGGCATTCTGGTGTCGGCCATCCTGATCTTCATGCAGGCCTTTGGCGAGTTCGTCTATTCCAAGTCGATCATTCAGGCCGTGGAATTGCAGCCAGCCAGTGTCGGTCTGAATGCCTTCATGGGCCCCAATACCACCGAGTGGAACAACATCATGGCCTATGCCTCAATCTATGTGACGCCGATCCTGGCGGCCTTTGTCCTCTTGCAGCGCCGGATTGTCTCCGGCCTTACCTCGGGAGCCCTCAAATGA
- a CDS encoding ABC transporter ATP-binding protein, giving the protein MSAEPQIELVGIDKHYGEFHALKNISLTIEKGQFVALVGPSGCGKSTLLRSLAGLETISGGTMKIAGRVMNNVPPRKRDVAMVFQTYALYPHMTVLENMTYSLRLKGTSKAEANRAAEDVAETTGLSGLLGRYPRELSGGQRQRVAMGRAIIRNPKAFLFDEPLSNLDAALRVHMRKEIRALHDRLGATSVYVTHDQIEAMTMADHVVVMRDGVIEQQGSPLELYDRPISRFVAGFIGSPAMNFVAATVSADGCSAGLNTAEGGAVPLSGALEAGRRIVVGLRPEHLRAVPENGQFRLEVGPVESTGSTTFISSADGLVTLVQSERTGLKTGDHIALTIAPEHVHVFDADSGLRI; this is encoded by the coding sequence ATGAGCGCGGAACCGCAAATTGAACTGGTCGGCATCGACAAGCATTATGGCGAATTCCATGCGCTGAAAAATATCAGCCTGACCATAGAGAAAGGTCAGTTCGTGGCGCTGGTGGGGCCTTCCGGCTGTGGCAAATCCACCCTGTTGCGCTCGCTGGCGGGCCTGGAAACCATTTCGGGCGGCACGATGAAGATCGCGGGTCGAGTGATGAACAATGTACCGCCGCGCAAGCGCGACGTGGCCATGGTGTTCCAGACCTATGCGCTCTATCCGCATATGACTGTGCTTGAGAACATGACCTATTCGCTTCGGCTCAAGGGCACTTCAAAGGCCGAGGCCAATCGGGCAGCCGAAGATGTGGCGGAAACTACCGGGTTAAGCGGGCTGCTGGGGCGCTATCCGCGCGAGCTCTCGGGCGGGCAACGGCAACGCGTGGCCATGGGCCGGGCAATCATCCGCAACCCCAAGGCGTTCCTGTTTGATGAACCGCTGTCCAATCTCGATGCGGCGCTGCGCGTCCATATGCGCAAGGAAATCCGTGCCCTGCATGACCGGCTTGGTGCCACGTCTGTCTATGTCACCCATGACCAGATCGAGGCCATGACAATGGCCGACCATGTGGTGGTTATGCGTGACGGGGTGATCGAGCAGCAGGGCTCGCCGCTCGAACTGTATGACCGACCGATCAGCCGCTTCGTAGCGGGCTTTATTGGGTCGCCCGCGATGAACTTTGTCGCCGCAACAGTTAGTGCAGATGGTTGCAGCGCTGGCCTGAACACCGCCGAAGGCGGCGCTGTCCCCCTGTCCGGAGCGCTGGAGGCTGGGCGCCGCATTGTGGTGGGTCTGCGCCCAGAGCACTTGCGCGCAGTGCCGGAGAATGGCCAGTTCAGGCTGGAAGTCGGCCCCGTTGAATCAACCGGCTCGACCACGTTCATCTCCTCGGCAGACGGGCTGGTGACGCTGGTGCAATCGGAGCGGACAGGGCTCAAGACCGGCGATCACATCGCGCTGACGATCGCGCCCGAGCACGTGCATGTGTTTGATGCCGATAGTGGGCTGCGCATTTAG
- a CDS encoding LrgB family protein, which translates to MAREIGGKPALTAVLIIATGILGAQSVTPLMKAPKLNNYAAGCFAVGLTSRGCGTAKAFQVDQLVGAFVRLV; encoded by the coding sequence ATCGCTCGTGAAATAGGCGGCAAACCCGCTCTGACAGCGGTGCTGATCATAGCTACCGGGATCCTGGGGGCGCAGAGCGTCACGCCGTTGATGAAGGCCCCCAAGCTCAACAATTACGCTGCAGGCTGCTTTGCCGTCGGGCTGACATCGCGTGGCTGCGGCACGGCAAAGGCGTTTCAAGTCGATCAGCTTGTCGGCGCGTTCGTGAGGCTGGTCTAG
- a CDS encoding ArsR/SmtB family transcription factor, which translates to MSRNFLVVDPEEDMDVLKGLASPIRVKILKLLHVEGAMNGNDIADKLSLPQSTVSTNIQILESAGLIRTETQKARKGNQKICHSMFDEVMVMFKEDIKPLAANTIEVAMPLGLYTSCDVSAPCGLCSTDGIIGLLDVPDTFLDPDRMKAGLIWFTRGYLEYQFPNNAKLSQHTIEAMEFSMELSSEVPGTSADWPSDITLSVNGTEIGTWMSPGDFGDKRGVYTPDWWKLKGSQYGKLKSWRVTTDGTYVDGMKISPISLSDLDLANHHSIRLRIAVKPDAKHPGGINIFGRGFGNYDQEIIMRLQTEA; encoded by the coding sequence ATGAGCCGCAATTTTCTGGTCGTTGACCCCGAAGAGGATATGGATGTTCTCAAGGGTCTGGCTTCGCCAATCCGGGTGAAAATCCTCAAGCTGCTGCATGTCGAAGGCGCGATGAACGGCAATGATATTGCCGACAAACTCAGCCTGCCCCAATCCACGGTTTCGACCAATATCCAGATTCTGGAGAGCGCCGGCCTGATCCGTACCGAGACGCAAAAGGCGCGCAAGGGCAATCAGAAGATCTGCCATTCGATGTTCGACGAAGTGATGGTGATGTTCAAGGAAGACATCAAACCGTTGGCGGCCAATACCATCGAAGTGGCCATGCCGCTTGGACTTTACACCAGTTGCGACGTGTCGGCGCCGTGTGGGCTGTGCTCGACGGACGGGATTATCGGGCTGCTGGATGTGCCCGATACGTTTCTGGATCCCGACCGGATGAAGGCCGGGCTGATCTGGTTCACACGCGGTTATCTCGAATACCAGTTTCCCAATAACGCCAAGCTGAGCCAGCACACGATCGAGGCCATGGAGTTTTCCATGGAGCTCAGTTCAGAGGTGCCGGGCACCTCGGCAGACTGGCCCAGCGACATTACGCTGTCGGTCAATGGGACCGAAATCGGCACCTGGATGAGCCCGGGTGATTTTGGCGACAAACGCGGCGTCTATACCCCCGATTGGTGGAAACTCAAGGGTAGCCAGTATGGCAAACTCAAGAGCTGGCGGGTGACGACAGACGGCACCTATGTCGACGGGATGAAGATTTCTCCGATCTCGCTGAGCGATTTGGATCTGGCAAATCACCATTCGATCCGTTTGCGCATCGCCGTCAAGCCAGACGCTAAACACCCGGGCGGCATCAATATTTTTGGCCGCGGCTTCGGCAATTACGATCAGGAAATCATCATGCGCCTGCAGACCGAAGCCTAG
- a CDS encoding alpha-N-arabinofuranosidase has protein sequence MKASVVAHKDFTVSAIDDRVYGAFLEHLGRAIYEGIYEPDHPSADKDGMRGDVAKLVKDLNVPVVRYPGGNFVSAYNWEDGIGPREERPTRLDLAWHTSDSNAVGVHEFADWCDTVGTEMMLAVNLGSRGVDDARNFLEYVNHPGGSYWSDLRIKNGRKEPFNVKMWCLGNEMDGPWQVGHKDADEYGKLAANTARAMRMFDSKLELIVCGSSNADMASYPDWERIVLEHTYEHVDHISLHMYFANREKDTANYLALNHKLETYIDTVASTITQVKSKKRSKRDVYISFDEWNVWYHSNKQDRVILEGNSGWPHAPGLLEDIYNFEDVLMVGLILNSFIRRSDVVKIACIAQLVNVIAPIMTEKGGPAWAQTIYYPYYFASIFGRGTALNLIVNSPGYDSKHADNTPYVDVSGVHNEEEGTLSFFLVNRHATESIDVSVSLQGFAAGTIIDHQVMTHDNLQAVNTAKNQAEVAPRKGNGAKAEGGSLDVKLPPYSYQMVRVKV, from the coding sequence GTGAAAGCATCGGTCGTCGCACATAAGGATTTTACGGTCAGCGCTATTGATGATCGGGTTTACGGGGCCTTTCTGGAGCATCTGGGTCGCGCAATCTATGAAGGCATTTACGAGCCAGACCACCCGAGCGCCGACAAGGACGGCATGCGCGGCGATGTGGCCAAGCTGGTCAAGGATCTCAATGTACCCGTAGTGCGCTACCCCGGGGGTAACTTCGTTTCCGCCTATAACTGGGAAGACGGCATTGGGCCGCGTGAAGAGCGCCCTACCCGGCTGGATCTGGCCTGGCACACCTCGGACAGCAATGCGGTCGGCGTGCATGAATTTGCCGACTGGTGCGACACGGTCGGCACCGAGATGATGCTGGCGGTCAATCTGGGTTCACGCGGCGTCGACGACGCGCGCAATTTTCTGGAATATGTGAACCATCCGGGCGGCAGCTACTGGAGCGACCTGCGCATCAAGAATGGCCGCAAGGAGCCGTTCAACGTCAAGATGTGGTGCCTGGGCAATGAGATGGACGGGCCCTGGCAGGTCGGCCACAAGGATGCCGATGAATATGGCAAGCTGGCCGCCAATACGGCGCGCGCCATGCGCATGTTTGACAGCAAGCTTGAGCTGATCGTGTGCGGCTCATCCAATGCGGACATGGCCAGCTATCCCGACTGGGAACGCATCGTCCTCGAGCACACCTATGAGCATGTCGACCATATTTCGCTGCACATGTACTTTGCCAATCGCGAGAAGGACACAGCCAACTATCTGGCACTGAACCATAAACTCGAAACCTATATCGACACGGTGGCCTCGACCATCACACAGGTGAAGAGCAAGAAGCGCAGCAAGCGCGACGTCTACATCTCGTTTGACGAATGGAATGTCTGGTACCACTCCAACAAGCAGGACCGGGTTATCCTGGAGGGCAATAGCGGCTGGCCGCACGCACCGGGTCTGCTCGAGGACATCTACAATTTCGAAGACGTGCTGATGGTCGGGTTGATCCTGAACAGCTTCATCCGCCGTTCGGACGTGGTCAAGATCGCCTGCATCGCGCAGCTGGTGAATGTGATCGCCCCGATCATGACCGAAAAGGGCGGCCCGGCCTGGGCCCAGACGATCTACTATCCGTACTATTTCGCATCGATCTTCGGCCGTGGTACGGCGTTGAATCTGATTGTCAATTCGCCCGGCTATGACAGCAAGCACGCCGACAACACCCCCTATGTGGATGTGTCGGGCGTGCACAATGAAGAGGAAGGGACGCTGAGCTTCTTCCTGGTCAACCGGCATGCCACGGAATCGATCGATGTGTCGGTGAGCCTGCAGGGATTTGCCGCCGGCACCATCATTGATCATCAGGTGATGACGCATGACAATCTGCAAGCGGTCAATACGGCCAAGAACCAGGCAGAAGTGGCGCCCCGCAAGGGGAATGGCGCCAAGGCTGAAGGCGGTTCGCTGGATGTGAAACTGCCGCCCTATTCGTACCAGATGGTGCGGGTGAAGGTTTAG